In a single window of the Palaemon carinicauda isolate YSFRI2023 chromosome 10, ASM3689809v2, whole genome shotgun sequence genome:
- the LOC137648804 gene encoding uncharacterized protein, whose protein sequence is MEILVEMRCFMVFLLCLAMTLAKPSMDDDFAARLKVAEMGQYQSMGQETYDDDEASVSDEDNLEMDDHHVNLGDGMDASSLYGLEMSDSEGVTSDFYQSFMVAEMADILMDSPLNTEDDVEGRFFLCKKCLKKYVVCKNICKSLSSISQLTSDMVPCSTTCLQRLSACCFKKFTVTKSALQGGLSNLFQGKQTTGQSSSTHAAISATQTAPDLGTKSTVAYRNPLNLGGSTKFSQGSGPNLFQNLKNPFSQGSGPNIFQNLKNPFGQGSGPNLFQNLKNPFQQPFPWAVPSFHELNPFQGFPKPNFFGNENSQTVVITSTVQVLVSTCQYTTDTPVTSIPEESVSFPVSPDPSTVLPVLSPHPTTPTIGFITEIPEMPTSVYVPEQIVNTYIPPKH, encoded by the exons GCTGCAAGATTAAAGGTAGCAGAGATGGGACAATACCAATCCATGGGGCAGGAAACTTATGATGACGATGAAGCTTCAGTGTCTGATGAAGATAACTTGGAAATGGATGATCACCACGTTAACCTTGGAGATGGAATGGATGCCTCATCTTTATATGGTTTAGAAATGAGTGATAGTGAGGGTGTGACTAGTGATTTCTACCAAAGTTTTATGGTGGCAGAAATGGCAGATATTCTAATGGATTCTCCTCTAAACACGGAGGATGATGTCGAGGGACG gtttttcttgTGCAAGAAGTGTCTAAAGAAGTATGTGGTGTGCAAGAATATATGTAAATCACTTTCTTCGATTAGTCAACTCACATCGGACATGGTTCCTTGCAGTACTACATGTTTGCAGAGGTTGAGCGCATGCTGCTTTAAAAAGTTTACAGTAACCAAATCTGCTCTTCAAGGTGGATTGTCAAACTTGTTTCAGGGTAAGCAAACTACGGGTCAAAGCTCTTCAACTCATGCCGCGATATCTGCAACTCAGACTGCACCAGATTTAGGTACTAAGTCTACTGTAGCTTACAGAAATCCACTTAACCTAGGTGGTTCTACCAAATTCAGTCAAGGATCTGGGCCCAACCTTTTCCAGAATCTGAAAAATCCATTCAGTCAAGGTTCTGGGCCCAACATTTTTCAGAATCTGAAAAATCCATTCGGTCAAGGATCTGGGCCAAACCTTTTTCAGAATCTGAAAAATCCATTTCAGCAGCCTTTTCCATGGGCAGTACCCAGTTTTCATGAATTAAATCCATTCCAAGGCTTTCCCAAACCTAATTTTTTTGGGAATGAAAATTCGCAAACAGTGGTAATAACTTCAACTGTGCAAGTATTGGTGTCAACTTGCCAATATACAACTGACACCCCAGTAACATCCATCCCTGAAGAATCTGTTAGTTTTCCAGTTTCTCCAGATCCCAGTACTGTTCTTCCAGTACTTTCTCCACATCCAACTACTCCTACCATTGGTTTCATTACAGAAATTCCAGAAATGCCCACTTCGGTTTATGTTCCTGAACAAATTGTTAATACTTATATTCCTCCAAAGCATTAA